The Loxodonta africana isolate mLoxAfr1 chromosome 18, mLoxAfr1.hap2, whole genome shotgun sequence genome includes the window GAACTCTGCACTTCTGATAAGTGCAAAGTGGTGCGTTTTAAACTTGTATTTCTTTGATTAGTAAGGCTGAACATTCTCTCTTGCAATTTATATTTCTTCTTCAATGAATTGACTGTTTCTATATTTTGCTCGTTTTTCCATCGGAGTGTTTTACCCTTAGAATGTTGTTTTTACAAGATAAAAAATACTTTTAAGAAAATGATCTGGCTGCTGGTCCATGACTGCTGAACGCCCACAGAGGCCGATAAGAGCAGCCTGCCCCACTTCCGAACTTTCAAGCCCAGCAGGTGATTCTTACAAATCGTTTAAGTAGGAAACTGCTGCAAAGGCCTTGGCTTTGGAGAGGAACGTCTCGCGGGATCTCAGTTGTCGTAAGGGGTAGGTTAGTCTCCGACCGGACTACAAATCCCAGTATGCAACGCGCCCCAAGGCCGGCGCGCTCGAATGAAGGCTCAGGGCCAAGGTCAGGTGTCTGCCTGCGTAATGCGTCCGGCCATCTCTCCCACGCCTTTTTGCTCAGCTTCCACCTTGGTCGCCATTTTGTGCGGGAGGTTACGGAACCTCTGTGTCCTGCCGACTCTATGGTCGAGCATTTCGGGACTTGACCAATCTTAAACTAGATCTCGGAGTAAGCCCCGCCTTTACCCGCATGGAGGCGGGAATTGCCACGAAGCTCCtgtggagagagaggaagaagttGCATAAAACCAATCAGAAAGGAGGAGTCGGTGACGTCAACCAATGGGGCACGGGGGGAATTGCGGCCAATGAGAGCGGAAGGACCCCAGGACACGTGGGTGGGGTAGCTGAGCGCTGAGACCCAGAGCTAAAGCTGAGAGGTGAGTCAGTCACCTTGAGGGGGCCGAGCGCTGCGGTCCGAGCAGGGGCAATAGGACAGTGGGAGTGCAGGTGACTTGGGGCCAGGAGCCAGCGACCGCAGGGTTGTGGGCTGGGCTATGTGAAGGGGCCTTTGCCCCCAGGACCGGGAGAGGCGGTGGGAGTCTGTCGCCTTACTAATTCATGTTAGTTACCAACGGTAATGAGCGATTGACTGTCCCGGCTGGGGCAGACTGAGGACAGCTGTGTAAGTTGGGCAGGACCCTTCACGGCACCTGCCCAGTATCTGCCTTAAGCCTTCTCGGGAGACCATCCTTTTTCGCAACGTTTTTCTCCTGGGGCTTCGACCTCTTTTCTTCCTGTCCTTCCGCTCTCCGTGACCTTCTTTGCAGACCTGCCGCACTGAAGGTGGTGGACCAGGGAGTTCGCGCTGGCCCTCTGACCTCTAATGCCCTCCTTAGCTGGGGCACGGTGTAAGGAAGAGCGTGGCCCAGGGAGGACAAGCGGGAGTAGAGGGGACGACCAAAGGTCGCCATTGTCACCAAACGACCAGGCTCTCAATGAAacttcttttttcccctctatAGACTGAAAATATGCAGACCACCGGTGCATTACTCATTCCTCCAGCTCTGGTAAGCTGAGGCTCCGGGGTGATCTGTAGAGCCTGTTACGGGAGCCATCGAGGTTTAATGAATGAACTGAGAGGCGCTTGGTATCCTGATGATGTTGGCTCTTTGGGGAAACTATAGAATGTGATGCAGGCAGTCCCTCTTTATTTGGGACTATAGAATCAAGCAGGTTAAACCAGCTACCTTGGGTTTAGAATGTCCTCAGAGAGTCTGGGTCTGACCTTTACCCCAGTCTGACTTGGCCTTAGCCAGGTAGCCCACTAAAGCTGTGGTTCTCAATTTTGGCTACCCgttagaatcatctggggagtTTTTAAAAAACCCTAATGCCCAGGCTGCACCCTGGACCAGTTACATCAGTGTCTGGGAATGAGAGTGGAATGCAGGCTTTTGTATTTTTTAGAACTCCCTAGGTGATTCCAATGTAAAGCCAAGCTTGAGAACTACTGCAGTAAAAAATATTCCAAGAAAGCCATGTTACAGAAGGTTCTGCTTAGATGGCTGTTTCAGGAGCCTCACCAGGTTTACTGGCCCACCCTATCCAGGAAGCATAGCAGTTAGTAAATTTTagcaaaataaaatttcttaCCTCTGGTTCATTTGAGGTGCATAGGAATTCCACGTACCTGGTTTGATATTAGCATGAATTTTTGTTTCATTCTGGGATACCAACTGAGGCTATGCCTGTGGAGGTGAACTTTGGTACATGGTTTTGAATGGTGAAGGTCACCACCACTGCTGAATACACCAGGGTCTCAAGACAGCTGTCTTCCTTGTGCAGGCCTATCTGgtagaaaaaggaataaattaatTGACCTTGAACACACTGAACTTTTTCTGTTTATGATGTTTATAGTCATTTTTGGCAGAAGCTCAACAgctaagtatttttgtttttttgcatgtCTGTGATTTTATAGGTCCGCTTTTGTACCAGGGGTCTAATCAGGCCTGTGTCTGCCTCATTCCTGAGTAGGCCAGAGATCTCATCTAAACAGGTAAGGGAGTAAGGGCCCTGTTCCGAATTTCCTCAGTTTGGGTAAATTGAATTGCCTTTAGGCAGAAGTCATAGGAGAGGAAGAGAATGTGAACTGTTCTTATAGTCTCCTAAGATGATCATTGTAGGTAAGAAACTTGCTAAAGTGAGGTTTCCCTAACCCACAAAGTTTCCCTAGCCCTGTCTGAGAATACACTCCAAGACTGATTCCCAGCATACTTTGCAATCAGAGCATGCGGTACTTGCCAGGCAGTTTGCCAACAGTTTCACAGAGTGCAGGTGGGTGGGGTGAGGGGGGTGGAGTCCGTCGCCTGTCTTTGTGCCTCACTATCTCCTTATGCTCACTCTTCCTGTctctcccttttctctctctccctcactattttcctctctcttACCTTCCCTCCACCACTACCTCTCCTTCTAGCTTTCCTACAGCTGCTCCCCACTCCAGGTGGCCAGACGGGGGTTCCAGACCAGTGTTGTATTCCGGGACGTTGACACAGCTGCCAAGTTTATTGGTGCTGGGGCTGCAACAGTTGGTGTGGCAGGTTCAGGGGCTGGCATTGGGACAGTGTTTGGCAGCTTGATCATCGGCTATGCCAGGTAAGTTTTCGGGGTGGCCTAGAGTATCCCTCACCATGAGTTCTACCCTATTTGGGGGACGAGGAGTAGCTTCCTTCAGGAGACTGGAGGTTGATTTTATTTGCTTCCTGTTTTCTCCAGTGACCTCAGAATCAGAATTTAAATATGTGTCTGTctaacctggaaaccctggtggtgtagtggttaagtgctacggctgctaaccaaagggtcggcagttcgaatccgccaggcgctccttggaaactctatggggcagttctactctgtcctgttgggtcgctatgagttggaatcgactcgacggcactgggtttggctcgGTTTTGGTTCTGTCTAACCTGGCTCACTTAAATTCTGCTTGACCATCCAAATCCCCTGGAAATGTGCAGGATAGGCCCTCTCCCGGTCATAGCAGTCCTCATCCACCTCACCCTCCTTGCCCTCCACTGCCAGCATGACCTCACCCCCTCTTTTCCCTGGGCTGGCATCAATCTCTGTCCCTGGCAGGAACCCGTCTCTTAAGCAGCAGCTCTTCTCCTATGCCATTCTGGGCTTTGCCCTGTCTGAGGCCATGGGGCTCTTCTGTTTGATGGTCGCCTTCCTCATCCTCTTCGCCATGTGAGGCTCCGTGGGTGTCATCTACCCATCCCTACTGCTTCGGCTCCAGGCCATGCCCCGTGCTGGAGTATGCTGACCTATACCATTAAACACAACGTTTCTCTAAATCCATATGCTTGTGCCTCTGTCCTTTTGCCCTTGGGGAGGGCCTTGGTGcaaaggaagggagaaggaatTAGGTCAGCCAGGGGTGACTAGGAACTCCTCAGGACTGAGCAGTAACACAGCCATAGCTGTGAGAGCACATGGGTTCTCTCCATCTCCCAGGAGGAGCATGGGTTTGTCCCAGTAAGGATAACTGATGCTTTCTCCCCATCCGATTTAATGTTAATTTGTAGCATTTTGAGGAAGCTTAACTTGCACAGAGCTCAGCACCAAGAGCTTTACATTTGTTATCTCCACAACTCTGTGAATTATAAGCACAACTATTAACCCTATTTCCAAAAGAGAGAACTAAGGCTTAGAGAGGCAAAAtaacttgtccagggtc containing:
- the ATP5MC1 gene encoding ATP synthase F(0) complex subunit C1, mitochondrial, whose product is MQTTGALLIPPALVRFCTRGLIRPVSASFLSRPEISSKQLSYSCSPLQVARRGFQTSVVFRDVDTAAKFIGAGAATVGVAGSGAGIGTVFGSLIIGYARNPSLKQQLFSYAILGFALSEAMGLFCLMVAFLILFAM